Proteins from a single region of Haloplanus sp. GDY1:
- a CDS encoding DNA-directed RNA polymerase subunit B'' — translation MNRESRRTISREYFSQERLAEHHFRSFNAFLDRGMQEVVDEKERIETDIGDKEGQEPVFVELGDVRVETPRVREADGSEELLYPQEARLRNITYAAPVFMEMAIVRGGEEEEEVVVDSTETKVGRMPIMVGSRKCNIADLTREELIDIGEDPVDPGGYFIVNGSERVLMTSEDLAPNKILAEYDTKYGDEIQVAKTFSQRRGYRALVLCERNREGILEVSFPSVSGSVNFVTLVRALGLESDEEIVHRVSDDPEIVKFMLENLEMAEVQSEEEAIETLGKRVAGGQGKNYQLKRANYVIDRYLLPHLHEEGVDEEEVRINKAYYLCRMAEACFELALDRREADDKDHYANKRLKVSGDLMRDLFRTALNKLARDVKYQLERANMRNRQLTVNTVVRSDVLTERLEHPIATGNWVGGRSGVSQLVDRTDYMGVLSHLRRLRSPLSRSQPHFEARDLHATQWGRICPSETPEGPNCGLVKNFAQAMELSQNVEDEQELKRELASMGVEGIPGIEGVDSMAD, via the coding sequence ATGAATCGAGAGAGCCGACGCACGATTTCACGGGAGTACTTCTCGCAGGAACGCCTCGCCGAACACCACTTCCGCTCCTTTAACGCCTTCCTCGACCGGGGGATGCAGGAAGTCGTCGACGAGAAGGAGCGCATCGAGACGGACATCGGCGACAAGGAGGGGCAGGAGCCGGTGTTCGTCGAACTCGGCGACGTGCGCGTGGAGACGCCGCGGGTCCGGGAGGCCGACGGGAGCGAGGAACTCCTCTACCCGCAGGAGGCGCGCCTGCGAAACATCACGTACGCCGCGCCGGTGTTCATGGAGATGGCCATCGTCCGCGGCGGCGAGGAAGAGGAGGAAGTCGTCGTCGACTCCACGGAGACCAAGGTGGGTCGGATGCCGATCATGGTCGGCTCCCGCAAGTGCAACATCGCGGATCTGACCCGCGAGGAACTGATCGACATCGGCGAGGACCCCGTCGATCCGGGTGGTTACTTCATCGTCAACGGCTCCGAGCGGGTGCTGATGACGAGCGAGGACCTCGCACCCAACAAGATCCTCGCGGAGTACGACACGAAGTACGGCGACGAGATTCAGGTCGCCAAGACGTTCAGCCAGCGCCGCGGCTACCGCGCGCTGGTCCTGTGTGAGCGCAACCGCGAGGGGATCCTCGAAGTCTCCTTCCCCTCCGTCTCGGGCAGCGTCAACTTCGTGACGCTGGTTCGGGCGCTCGGGCTGGAGTCCGACGAGGAGATCGTCCACCGCGTCAGCGACGACCCCGAGATCGTGAAGTTCATGCTGGAGAACCTGGAGATGGCCGAGGTCCAGAGCGAGGAGGAGGCCATCGAGACGCTCGGCAAGCGGGTCGCGGGCGGCCAGGGGAAAAATTACCAGCTCAAACGCGCCAACTACGTGATCGACCGCTACCTCCTGCCGCACCTCCACGAGGAGGGCGTCGACGAGGAGGAGGTCCGGATCAACAAGGCGTACTACCTCTGTCGGATGGCCGAGGCGTGTTTCGAACTCGCCCTGGACCGCCGCGAGGCCGACGACAAGGACCACTACGCGAACAAGCGCCTGAAGGTGAGCGGCGACCTGATGCGCGACCTGTTCCGGACGGCGCTGAACAAGCTGGCCCGGGACGTGAAGTACCAGCTCGAACGCGCGAACATGCGCAACCGGCAGCTGACGGTCAACACCGTCGTCCGCTCGGACGTGCTGACCGAGCGGCTGGAACACCCCATCGCGACGGGCAACTGGGTGGGCGGCCGCTCGGGCGTCTCCCAGCTGGTCGACCGCACGGACTACATGGGCGTGCTGTCGCACCTGCGGCGGCTTCGCTCGCCGCTCAGCCGGTCCCAGCCCCACTTCGAGGCGCGGGACCTGCACGCGACCCAGTGGGGTCGCATCTGCCCCTCCGAGACGCCGGAGGGACCGAACTGCGGACTGGTGAAGAACTTCGCGCAGGCGATGGAGCTCTCCCAGAACGTGGAGGACGAACAGGAACTCAAGCGCGAACTGGCGTCGATGGGGGTCGAGGGCATCCCCGGAATCGAAGGCGTCGACTCGATGGCGGATTAA
- a CDS encoding DNA-directed RNA polymerase subunit H, which translates to MVDVSQHKLVPEHTVLDDPDRVDEVLAEYNVSKTNLPKIKLSDPALPDAAEPGDVIEIVRDSRTTDRATVYRLVVE; encoded by the coding sequence ATGGTAGACGTAAGCCAACACAAACTGGTTCCGGAGCACACAGTCCTCGACGACCCGGACCGGGTCGACGAGGTACTGGCGGAGTACAACGTCAGCAAAACCAACTTGCCGAAGATCAAGCTGAGCGATCCGGCGCTGCCGGACGCGGCCGAACCGGGCGACGTAATCGAAATCGTCCGTGACTCGCGGACCACGGACCGAGCGACAGTGTACCGACTGGTGGTCGAATGA